A section of the Malus sylvestris chromosome 17, drMalSylv7.2, whole genome shotgun sequence genome encodes:
- the LOC126612571 gene encoding transcription factor MYB108-like, whose amino-acid sequence MDINNVHDQMRSARYGSLAAAATHDQPIEGLDLRKGPWTAEEDSILNDYVNIHGEGRWNSLACHAGLKRTGKSCRLRWLNYLRPNVQRGNITLQEQLIILQLHSRWGNRWSKIAEYLPGRTDNEIKNYWRTRVQKQAKQLKCDVNSKQFQDAMRYVWIPRLIERIGSLPEAVPEQPSTCITTTSESECQYLVDPNFVPETSCSTSSESYDQVQVCSIPADPTSSGDEFMTYPSSGQYGSENGSGCSQNGINSDIDGFEQSNYWSTGGDTSVENLWTEENIWFLQQQLSDD is encoded by the exons ATGGATATTAATAATGTTCATGATCAGATGAGATCAGCACGTTATGGCTCattagcagcagcagcaactcATGATCAACCAATTGAAGGACTGGACTTAAGAAAAGGTCCATGGACAGCCGAGGAAGACTCCATTCTCAACGATTACGTCAACATCCATGGTGAAGGTCGCTGGAATTCCTTGGCTTGTCATGCAG GTCTGAAACGAACTGGCAAAAGCTGCAGATTAAGGTGGTTAAACTACTTGCGACCAAATGTTCAACGTGGAAACATAACTCTCCAAGAACAACTTATAATTCTTCAACTTCATTCCCGCTGGGGCAACAG GTGGTCCAAGATAGCCGAATACTTGCCCGGTAGAACAGACAATGAGATAAAGAACTATTGGAGAACAAGAGTGCAGAAGCAAGCCAAACAGCTCAAATGTGACGTTAACAGCAAACAATTTCAAGACGCCATGCGTTACGTCTGGATTCCCCGTCTAATTGAACGGATCGGGTCCTTGCCCGAAGCTGTACCAGAACAACCCAGTACTTGTATCACTACGACATCTGAGTCTGAGTGTCAGTACTTGGTTGATCCTAATTTCGTGCCCGAAACCTCTTGCAGTACTTCATCAGAGTCATATGATCAGGTTCAAGTTTGTTCAATTCCCGCCGACCCAACTAGCAGTGGTGACGAATTCATGACTTATCCAAGCAGCGGTCAATATGGTTCAGAAAACGGGTCGGGTTGTAGCCAAAATGGTATAAATTCAGATATTGATGGCTTTGAGCAAAGCAATTATTGGTCAACCGGTGGGGACACATCAGTGGAGAACTTGTGGACTGAAGAGAATATATGGTTCTTGCAACAACAGCTTAGTGATGACTAA
- the LOC126612572 gene encoding uncharacterized protein LOC126612572 isoform X3 encodes MSCTSATAVASAYISRPNWPGSLTHIPIWRSSSLRPPPPSSLCDFSFKIPCGSFRRSSVLTGFRSTSPVVMQWQDCTVKMEIDVPISVAYDCYSDREAIPRWMPFISTVKILEDKPDLSRWSLKYKAFGRNIELSWLARNMQPTPNQKIHWRSLEGLPNRGAVRFYPKGPSACLVEALQPFLENLLGRGLERFATFARTYKADSPV; translated from the exons ATGTCTTGTACTTCTGCAACTGCTGTAGCATCAGCCTACATTTCCAGGCCCAACTGGCCCGGCAGTCTCACCCACATACCCATCTGGAGAAGCTCTTCTCTCAGACCGCCGCCGCCATCTTCTCTCTGTGACTTCTCCTTCAAGATCCCATGTGGGTCTTTCAGGCGGAGCTCCGTCCTCACCGGATTCAGAAGTACGTCCCCCGTCGTTATGCAATGGCAGGACTGCAC AGTAAAGATGGAAATTGATGTGCCTATTTCAGTTGCCTATGATTGTTACTCTGACCGTGAGGCGATTCCCCGTTGGATGCCATTTATTTCAACCGTGAAG ATATTGGAAGACAAACCTGACTTATCACGATGGTCACTGAAGTATAAAGCTTTTGGTCGTAATATTGAATTATCATGGCTTGCTCGGAATATGCAG CCTACACCAAATCAGAAAATCCACTGGAGATCTTTGGAAGGTCTTCCTAACAG AGGTGCTGTTCGGTTCTATCCAAAGGGTCCTTCAGCATGCTTAGTAGAA GCGCTTCAACCATTTCTCGAAAATTTACTTGGACGTGGCTTGGAAAGGTTTGCGACGTTTGCAAGAACCTACAAAGCAGACTCACCAGTTTGA
- the LOC126612572 gene encoding uncharacterized protein LOC126612572 isoform X1, translated as MSCTSATAVASAYISRPNWPGSLTHIPIWRSSSLRPPPPSSLCDFSFKIPCGSFRRSSVLTGFRSTSPVVMQWQDCTVKMEIDVPISVAYDCYSDREAIPRWMPFISTVKILEDKPDLSRWSLKYKAFGRNIELSWLARNMQPTPNQKIHWRSLEGLPNRGAVRFYPKGPSACLVEASRIQGKGHFCFSFFSVAHIALINFQFQLTVSYEVPLILSPVASALQPFLENLLGRGLERFATFARTYKADSPV; from the exons ATGTCTTGTACTTCTGCAACTGCTGTAGCATCAGCCTACATTTCCAGGCCCAACTGGCCCGGCAGTCTCACCCACATACCCATCTGGAGAAGCTCTTCTCTCAGACCGCCGCCGCCATCTTCTCTCTGTGACTTCTCCTTCAAGATCCCATGTGGGTCTTTCAGGCGGAGCTCCGTCCTCACCGGATTCAGAAGTACGTCCCCCGTCGTTATGCAATGGCAGGACTGCAC AGTAAAGATGGAAATTGATGTGCCTATTTCAGTTGCCTATGATTGTTACTCTGACCGTGAGGCGATTCCCCGTTGGATGCCATTTATTTCAACCGTGAAG ATATTGGAAGACAAACCTGACTTATCACGATGGTCACTGAAGTATAAAGCTTTTGGTCGTAATATTGAATTATCATGGCTTGCTCGGAATATGCAG CCTACACCAAATCAGAAAATCCACTGGAGATCTTTGGAAGGTCTTCCTAACAG AGGTGCTGTTCGGTTCTATCCAAAGGGTCCTTCAGCATGCTTAGTAGAA GCTTCTCGTATCCAGGGAAAAGGCCATTTTTGCTTCTCATTTTTCAGTGTTGCTCATATTGCTCTTATCAATTTTCAATTCCAGCTAACGGTGTCATATGAAGTTCCGCTGATTCTGTCTCCAGTGGCATCA GCGCTTCAACCATTTCTCGAAAATTTACTTGGACGTGGCTTGGAAAGGTTTGCGACGTTTGCAAGAACCTACAAAGCAGACTCACCAGTTTGA
- the LOC126612572 gene encoding uncharacterized protein LOC126612572 isoform X2, translating into MSCTSATAVASAYISRPNWPGSLTHIPIWRSSSLRPPPPSSLCDFSFKIPCGSFRRSSVLTGFRSTSPVVMQWQDCTVKMEIDVPISVAYDCYSDREAIPRWMPFISTVKILEDKPDLSRWSLKYKAFGRNIELSWLARNMQPTPNQKIHWRSLEGLPNRGAVRFYPKGPSACLVELTVSYEVPLILSPVASALQPFLENLLGRGLERFATFARTYKADSPV; encoded by the exons ATGTCTTGTACTTCTGCAACTGCTGTAGCATCAGCCTACATTTCCAGGCCCAACTGGCCCGGCAGTCTCACCCACATACCCATCTGGAGAAGCTCTTCTCTCAGACCGCCGCCGCCATCTTCTCTCTGTGACTTCTCCTTCAAGATCCCATGTGGGTCTTTCAGGCGGAGCTCCGTCCTCACCGGATTCAGAAGTACGTCCCCCGTCGTTATGCAATGGCAGGACTGCAC AGTAAAGATGGAAATTGATGTGCCTATTTCAGTTGCCTATGATTGTTACTCTGACCGTGAGGCGATTCCCCGTTGGATGCCATTTATTTCAACCGTGAAG ATATTGGAAGACAAACCTGACTTATCACGATGGTCACTGAAGTATAAAGCTTTTGGTCGTAATATTGAATTATCATGGCTTGCTCGGAATATGCAG CCTACACCAAATCAGAAAATCCACTGGAGATCTTTGGAAGGTCTTCCTAACAG AGGTGCTGTTCGGTTCTATCCAAAGGGTCCTTCAGCATGCTTAGTAGAA CTAACGGTGTCATATGAAGTTCCGCTGATTCTGTCTCCAGTGGCATCA GCGCTTCAACCATTTCTCGAAAATTTACTTGGACGTGGCTTGGAAAGGTTTGCGACGTTTGCAAGAACCTACAAAGCAGACTCACCAGTTTGA
- the LOC126612568 gene encoding probable protein phosphatase 2C 49 — MVAEAKVLCQQSVPVLDVEDFAKNVHEVEDVVAVTPSISSPKIFDRNHASEPVSAAALLSSQADVKPVDKIPDLVPASGDQQFFPRLRSGSFADIGPRRYMEDEHILIDDLSSHLGSLSNFPKPNAFYGVFDGHGGPEAAAYVRKNVLRLFFEGAKFPRTSDVDEIFSEELENSLRKAFHLVDLALADDCSVSSSSGTTALTAMIFGRLLMVANAGDCRAVLCRKGEAIDMSQDHRPIYPSERRRVEELGGYVDDGYLNGVLSVTRALGDWDMKFPRGSPSPLIAEPEFRQVVLTEDDEFLIIGCDGIWDVMSSQHAVSLVRRGLRRHDDPDQCARDLVMEALRLKTFDNLTVIVVCFSPLDHRDPSPQREQRLRCCSLSAEALCSLRALLDSSASGWL, encoded by the exons ATGGTGGCAGAAGCTAAGGTTTTGTGCCAGCAGAGCGTGCCGGTGCTGGATGTTGAGGACTTTGCCAAAAATGTTCACGAGGTTGAAGATGTAGTTGCAGTTACCCCATCGATTTCGTCGCCCAAAATTTTTGACCGGAATCATGCTTCGGAACCGGTCTCCGCCGCCGCCCTCTTGAGCTCCCAAGCC GATGTTAAACCTGTGGATAAAATTCCAGATTTGGTTCCTGCCTCGGGCGACCAGCAATTCTTCCCCAGGCTGCGTTCTGGTAGCTTTGCTGACATTGGACCCCGTAGATACATGGAAGATGAACATATTCTAATAGATGATCTATCTTCTCACTTGGGATCGCTCTCTAATTTTCCCAAGCCAAATGCATTTTATGGG GTATTTGATGGACATGGAGGACCCGAAGCAGCAGCTTATGTCCGGAAAAATGTGCTCAGACTCTTTTTTGAAGGTGCCAAATTTCCCCGAACTTCTGACGTTGATGAAATTTTCTCAGAGGAGCTTGAGAACTCCCTCCGCAAGGCATTTCATCTGGTTGACCTTGCTTTGGCTGATGACTGCAGTGTAAGCAGTTCTTCGGGGACAACAGCACTAACTGCTATGATATTTGGAAG GCTTTTAATGGTGGCCAATGCTGGGGATTGCCGAGCAGTACTCTGTCGGAAAGGAGAAGCAATCGATATGTCTCAAGACCACAGGCCAATATATCCCTCAGAAAGGAGGCGGGTTGAAGAATTAGGTGGATATGTTGATGATGGGTATCTGAATGGTGTCTTATCAGTTACCCGAGCATTAGGCGACTGGGACATGAAGTTTCCTCGTGGATCTCCGTCACCCCTTATTGCCGAGCCAGAGTTCCGGCAGGTGGTTTTAACAGAGGATGATGAGTTTCTAATTATAGGGTGTGACGGGATTTGGGATGTGATGTCTAGTCAGCATGCTGTTAGCCTTGTTCGCCGTGGGCTGAGGCGGCATGATGACCCTGACCAGTGTGCCAGGGACCTTGTAATGGAGGCTCTTCGCCTCAAGACGTTTGATAACCTCACTGTTATCGTTGTATGCTTCTCCCCCCTTGATCACCGGGATCCATCACCACAGCGAGAACAGAGATTAAGGTGCTGCAGCCTCTCTGCTGAGGCCCTTTGTAGTTTGAGGGCCTTGCTGGACAGCAGTGCCAGTGGCTGGTTGTAG
- the LOC126612567 gene encoding glycogen synthase kinase-3 homolog MsK-3 — MASVSVVPASGLREPGGNAVGVDNLPNEMNDMKIRDDKEMGATVVDGNGTEAGHIIVTTIGGKNGQPKQTISYMAERVVGHGSFGLVFQAKCLETGETVAIKKVLQDKRYKNRELQTMRLLDHPNIVSLRHCFFSTTEKDELYLNLVLEYVPETAHRVIKHYSKMNQRMPHIYVKLYFYQICRALAYIHNTIGVCHRDIKPQNLLVNPHTHQLKICDFGSAKVLVKGEPNISYICSRYYRAPELIFGATEYTTAIDIWSAGCVLAELLLGQPLFPGESGVDQLVQIIKVLGTPTREEIKCMNPNYTEFKFPQIKAHPWHKIFHKRMPPEAVDLVSRLLQYSPNLRSTALEALAHPFFDELRDPNTRLPNGRFLPPLFNFKAHELKGVPAEMLVKLIPEHARKQCAFLGS, encoded by the exons ATGGCTTCCGTAAGTGTGGTTCCTGCTTCTGGTCTAAGAGAGCCCGGTGGAAATGCAGTCGGTGTCGATAATTTGCCAAATGAGATGAATGACATGAAAATTAGGGATGACAAG GAAATGGGGGCAACTGTTGTTGATGGTAATGGAACGGAGGCGGGTCATATTATTGTCACAACTATTGGTGGAAAGAATGGCCAGCCAAAACAG ACAATAAGCTATATGGCTGAGCGCGTTGTTGGACATGGATCTTTCGGATTGGTTTTCCAG GCCAAGTGCTTAGAAACTGGTGAAACTGTTGCTATTAAAAAGGTTCTTCAAGACAAGAGGTACAAGAACCGGGAGTTGCAAACCATGCGTCTTCTAGACCACCCAAACATTGTGTCTCTTAGACATTGTTTCTTTTCGACAACTGAAAAAGATGAGCTATACCTTAACCTCGTACTTGAGTATGTCCCCGAGACTGCCCATAGGGTGATCAAGCACTATAGTAAGATGAACCAGAGGATGCCCCATATTTATGTTAAACTTTACTTTTACCAg ATTTGTAGAGCTCTTGCTTACATTCATAATACTATTGGAGTGTGCCACAGGGACATCAAGCCGCAAAATTTGTTG GTCAATCCCCATACTCACCAGCTTAAAATCTGTGACTTTGGGAGTGCGaaagttttg GTAAAAGGGGAACCCAACATATCTTACATCTGTTCTAGGTACTATCGAGCACCTGAACTTATATTTGGTGCTACCGAATACACAACAGCCATTGATATCTGGTCTGCTGGCTGTGTTCTAGCTGAACTTCTGCTTGGACAG CCCCTGTTTCCCGGAGAAAGTGGAGTAGACCAGCTTGTTCAAATCATCAAG GTTTTAGGTACCCCAACGAGGGAGGAAATAAAATGCATGAACCCTAACTACACAGAGTTTAAGTTTCCCCAAATTAAAGCTCACCCGTGGCACAAG ATATTTCACAAGCGCATGCCCCCAGAAGCTGTGGATCTCGTATCAAGGCTGCTGCAGTACTCTCCAAACCTTCGAAGTACAGCT TTGGAGGCCTTAGCTCATCCCTTCTTTGACGAGTTGCGTGATCCTAACACCCGCTTGCCAAATGGACGCTTCCTTCCCCCTTTGTTCAACTTTAAGGCTCATG AACTGAAGGGAGTGCCTGCAGAAATGCTTGTTAAGCTGATCCCGGAGCACGCAAGAAAACAGTGCGCCTTCCTTGGGTCGTGA